One genomic region from Gemmatimonadaceae bacterium encodes:
- a CDS encoding SET domain-containing protein-lysine N-methyltransferase yields MPGNDSFGYGVKQNGISRRASRGNDLHEVRKSGIQGRGVFARRRIRPGQRIIEYTGEKVSNDEADRRYDEENMTRHHTFLFTLDDETCLDGDVRTNTARLINHSCDPNCEAIIEGDRIWIYALKNIQPGVELAYDYQYERTGDNIKELEKFYVCHCGSEKCRGSIMLPPKRRKKREGKRYTT; encoded by the coding sequence GTGCCGGGGAACGATTCTTTCGGCTATGGAGTGAAGCAGAACGGCATCAGTCGCCGCGCCTCTCGCGGCAACGACCTCCACGAGGTTCGCAAGTCAGGAATTCAGGGTCGCGGAGTCTTCGCGAGGCGGCGAATACGTCCCGGTCAGAGAATCATCGAGTATACCGGAGAGAAGGTTTCCAACGACGAGGCCGACCGGCGGTACGACGAAGAGAACATGACGCGGCACCATACGTTCCTCTTCACGCTCGACGACGAGACGTGCCTGGACGGCGACGTCCGCACGAACACGGCGCGTCTGATCAACCACTCCTGCGACCCGAACTGCGAGGCAATCATCGAGGGAGATCGCATCTGGATATACGCCCTGAAGAACATCCAGCCCGGCGTGGAGCTTGCCTACGACTATCAGTACGAGCGTACAGGCGACAACATTAAAGAGCTGGAGAAGTTCTACGTGTGTCACTGCGGCTCGGAGAAGTGCAGGGGGAGTATCATGCTTCCGCCGAAGCGCAGGAAGAAACGGGAGGGAAAGCGCTATACCACTTGA
- the fahA gene encoding fumarylacetoacetase produces the protein MNDTHDPSLRSWVKSANDQLADFPIQNLPFGVFVEASGQSPPRVGVAIGDRVLDVTACVQAELIEDSEAARACDEPSLNTLMALDPAQLSALRAEFSGVLRKSGQSATKAQAMRGDILPSMDDVTMRLPAEIGDYTDFYASVHHATNVGSMFRPDNPLLPNYKHVPIGYHGRASSIVPSGGPVRRPLGQTKAADAAGPSFGPSLMLDYESELGFFVGRGTRLGETIALNDAPSHIFGFCLVNDWSARDIQAWEYQPLGPFLAKNFATTVSPWIVTSEAVEPYRVPAASRPEGDPRPLGYLRSSTDEARGGISAILEVHLSSARMRQEGIAPTRLSRAPFNGMYWTVAQMLTHHASNGCAMRPGDLLASGTVSGDSPDALGCMLELTWRGTRPFVLPTGEERRFLQDGDEVIMNGYLEAPGRPRIGFGECRGTILSAME, from the coding sequence ATGAACGACACGCACGATCCATCGCTGCGGAGCTGGGTAAAGTCGGCGAACGACCAGCTCGCCGACTTCCCGATCCAGAACCTTCCGTTCGGCGTTTTCGTCGAAGCCAGCGGCCAGTCACCGCCGCGCGTCGGAGTCGCCATCGGCGACCGCGTGCTGGACGTCACGGCCTGCGTTCAGGCGGAGCTGATCGAGGACTCCGAAGCGGCGCGGGCGTGCGACGAGCCGTCTCTCAATACGCTGATGGCGCTCGACCCCGCTCAGCTATCGGCTCTGCGCGCCGAGTTCAGCGGCGTGTTGCGCAAGAGCGGGCAGAGCGCGACGAAGGCGCAAGCGATGCGCGGCGACATCCTGCCCTCGATGGACGACGTCACGATGAGGCTTCCGGCGGAAATCGGCGATTACACCGATTTCTACGCGTCGGTGCATCACGCGACCAACGTCGGGAGCATGTTCCGGCCGGACAACCCGCTGCTCCCCAACTACAAGCACGTGCCGATCGGGTATCACGGTCGCGCGTCATCCATCGTTCCGAGCGGAGGGCCCGTTCGACGGCCGCTTGGCCAGACGAAGGCCGCTGATGCGGCTGGGCCGAGCTTCGGGCCATCGCTCATGCTTGACTACGAGTCCGAGCTGGGGTTCTTCGTCGGGCGCGGAACGCGGCTCGGCGAGACGATCGCTCTGAACGACGCACCTTCGCACATCTTTGGATTCTGCCTCGTGAACGACTGGTCGGCGCGCGACATCCAGGCGTGGGAGTATCAGCCGCTCGGACCGTTCCTGGCGAAGAACTTCGCGACGACGGTCTCGCCGTGGATAGTTACATCGGAGGCCGTGGAGCCATACCGCGTTCCCGCGGCGAGCAGGCCGGAGGGCGATCCCAGGCCGCTCGGTTATCTGCGGTCGAGCACTGACGAGGCGCGCGGGGGAATCTCGGCGATCCTCGAGGTGCATCTGTCTTCCGCCCGGATGCGACAGGAGGGCATCGCGCCGACGCGCCTGAGCAGGGCCCCTTTCAACGGGATGTACTGGACGGTCGCGCAGATGCTCACTCATCACGCGAGCAACGGCTGCGCCATGCGGCCGGGTGATCTCCTCGCCAGCGGCACGGTGTCGGGTGACTCGCCGGATGCGCTGGGATGCATGCTCGAGCTCACATGGCGCGGCACTCGGCCTTTCGTGCTGCCGACCGGTGAGGAGCGGCGCTTCCTTCAGGACGGCGACGAAGTCATCATGAATGGATACCTCGAAGCTCCCGGCAGGCCTCGCATCGGATTCGGCGAGTGCCGGGGAACGATTCTTTCGGCTATGGAGTGA
- a CDS encoding superoxide dismutase family protein — translation MIPVAVAAAVLAGCASAPTPLNRVAVAYATISDATGAQRGTAEMWQDLDKVVHVNVQLSGLPPGPHGIHFHAVGTCDPSGAFASAGAHYNPLGRQHGLDNPAGPHAGDAPNFTVGSDGLGRASFTTDRISLTDGSTTLFDSDGSSIVVHAAADDQISQPSGNSGARIACGVVKRTL, via the coding sequence ATGATTCCCGTGGCAGTGGCTGCTGCCGTGCTTGCCGGTTGCGCGTCCGCGCCGACGCCTCTCAATCGCGTCGCCGTGGCTTACGCGACGATCTCGGATGCCACTGGCGCACAGCGCGGCACCGCCGAGATGTGGCAGGACTTGGACAAGGTCGTTCACGTCAACGTCCAGCTGAGCGGCCTTCCCCCCGGACCGCACGGAATCCATTTCCACGCAGTCGGCACCTGCGATCCATCCGGCGCGTTCGCGTCTGCCGGCGCGCACTACAATCCGCTGGGACGGCAGCATGGGCTCGACAATCCGGCGGGACCGCACGCGGGTGATGCGCCCAACTTCACGGTGGGCTCGGACGGACTCGGTCGAGCCAGCTTCACGACCGATCGCATCTCGCTTACCGATGGCTCGACGACTCTGTTCGACTCGGATGGAAGCTCCATCGTCGTCCACGCGGCGGCGGACGATCAGATATCCCAGCCGTCGGGAAACAGCGGGGCGCGCATAGCGTGCGGAGTGGTGAAGCGGACGCTCTAG
- a CDS encoding tetratricopeptide repeat protein, producing the protein MARKPGKGPAGDRYRDEKRKRDAEANPSRGAGPRAPLPPAKAAVFLAITLSLPFLLVAALEIGLRLGNYGGDMAAFDTPAVLQGRYKVPGERVGKRYFPQEQYPPSPPGDPFLVQKPAHSMRLFVLGESSAAGFPYPSNGTFARVLRDALTDVLPNDTVEVVNMGMAATNSYTIVDLAGEVIAQKPDAVIIYGGHNEYYGALGAGSTESLGSFPGFVRLYLRLQRLKTFLLLRNATNRTLAAVRGGRSTREIEADATRMESVVGDQRIVLGGKTYERGLRQYESNLRVAIGAFRRAGIAVFVGSTPSNLRDLPPFGTVAVPPDSSATFVFDSAKAMLAAGDSIGAATEFGRARDLDVIRFRAPSVFQGIVQQVARETGAVYVPVAEGVAAASAYRIPGSDIFLEHVHPSQRGYVLIARMYFDALQRGGFLGRRADMGRFAGWETYSARMRLTELDQRVAYHTIRTVTTRWPFLPVSRQLDYRGTYRPTDFLDSLAFTVSRGGMPWAQAKSMLAQRYVEAGDPDRAVAEYEGLIRDEPGIEVAWRLAGRALLSASQPERARPYLERAYWIKPTAFTAYTLGVVAMQEKNAPRAIALLEQSLQLSPDMPAALYQLSLAYAVTRDIERARSLAVRLAQVEPRYPGLAEWMAAIGIPPR; encoded by the coding sequence ATGGCCCGAAAGCCGGGTAAGGGGCCGGCCGGGGACCGGTATCGCGACGAAAAGAGGAAGCGGGATGCGGAAGCGAACCCCTCGCGCGGTGCGGGTCCGCGTGCACCACTGCCACCCGCGAAGGCGGCGGTGTTTCTCGCCATAACGCTTTCGCTGCCCTTCCTGCTCGTCGCCGCGCTCGAGATTGGACTGCGTCTCGGCAACTACGGCGGCGACATGGCGGCGTTCGACACGCCGGCCGTTCTTCAGGGGCGGTACAAAGTGCCGGGCGAACGGGTCGGAAAGCGCTACTTCCCGCAGGAGCAATATCCTCCCTCGCCCCCCGGAGATCCATTCCTCGTACAGAAGCCGGCGCATTCGATGCGCCTGTTCGTGCTCGGAGAATCCTCGGCCGCGGGCTTCCCGTATCCTTCGAACGGAACATTCGCGCGTGTGCTGCGCGATGCACTCACCGACGTGCTTCCGAACGATACCGTCGAAGTCGTCAACATGGGCATGGCCGCGACGAACAGTTACACGATCGTTGACCTGGCCGGCGAAGTGATCGCCCAGAAGCCCGATGCGGTGATCATCTACGGCGGCCACAACGAGTACTACGGCGCGCTTGGGGCAGGCTCGACGGAGAGTCTCGGATCGTTCCCCGGATTCGTCCGGCTCTATCTCCGGCTTCAACGGCTCAAGACTTTTCTGCTGCTACGCAACGCGACGAACAGGACGCTCGCTGCAGTGCGCGGAGGCCGTTCGACGCGTGAGATCGAAGCCGACGCAACGCGCATGGAAAGCGTTGTCGGCGACCAGCGCATCGTCCTCGGCGGGAAGACCTACGAGCGCGGGCTGCGACAGTACGAGAGCAACCTGCGTGTCGCCATCGGCGCGTTTCGGCGCGCCGGCATCGCCGTGTTCGTTGGCAGCACGCCGAGCAACCTGAGAGACCTGCCCCCGTTCGGTACTGTGGCGGTCCCGCCCGACAGCTCGGCGACATTCGTCTTCGATTCCGCGAAAGCGATGCTTGCCGCCGGCGACAGCATTGGTGCGGCAACCGAGTTCGGGCGCGCCCGCGACCTCGACGTCATCCGCTTTCGCGCGCCCTCCGTATTCCAGGGCATCGTGCAGCAGGTCGCACGCGAGACTGGCGCGGTTTACGTGCCCGTTGCCGAGGGAGTGGCTGCCGCATCCGCCTATCGTATTCCCGGTTCGGACATTTTTCTCGAGCACGTGCATCCAAGTCAGCGCGGCTATGTGCTCATCGCCCGGATGTATTTCGACGCGCTTCAACGCGGTGGATTTCTCGGGAGACGCGCCGACATGGGACGGTTCGCTGGCTGGGAGACATATTCGGCGCGGATGCGGCTTACCGAGCTGGACCAGCGCGTTGCCTATCACACGATCAGGACTGTGACTACGCGCTGGCCATTTCTTCCCGTATCACGCCAGCTTGACTATCGTGGCACGTATCGTCCGACGGATTTCCTCGACAGTCTCGCGTTCACGGTGTCGCGCGGCGGCATGCCGTGGGCGCAGGCAAAATCGATGCTGGCCCAGCGTTATGTCGAGGCAGGCGATCCCGACCGCGCGGTGGCGGAGTACGAGGGATTGATCCGCGACGAGCCGGGGATCGAGGTGGCGTGGCGTCTGGCCGGGCGGGCGTTGCTCTCGGCGAGTCAGCCCGAGCGCGCGCGCCCGTATCTCGAGCGTGCTTATTGGATCAAGCCGACGGCGTTCACGGCCTACACGCTCGGGGTGGTCGCGATGCAGGAGAAGAATGCGCCTCGGGCCATCGCGCTTCTCGAGCAGTCGCTGCAGCTCAGTCCGGACATGCCCGCCGCGCTGTATCAGCTTTCGCTGGCGTACGCGGTGACGCGGGACATCGAGCGCGCTCGATCTCTGGCCGTCCGCCTGGCGCAGGTCGAGCCGCGTTATCCGGGGCTCGCGGAGTGGATGGCTGCCATCGGGATCCCGCCGCGTTAG
- a CDS encoding DUF5989 family protein, whose product MGFLGLLGELWAFMKERKKLWLLPILVVMLLVGGLLVFAQGSALAPFIYTIF is encoded by the coding sequence ATGGGATTCCTGGGGCTCCTCGGTGAGTTGTGGGCGTTCATGAAGGAGCGCAAGAAGCTGTGGCTGCTGCCGATACTCGTCGTCATGCTGCTCGTCGGCGGACTGCTCGTGTTCGCGCAGGGGTCTGCGCTCGCTCCCTTCATCTACACGATTTTCTAG
- a CDS encoding SxtJ family membrane protein has translation MAMSENGLPYDSAKGRRFALTLAAAFAVLATISWWRGREWVPVALGALAAVLGAAAIVAPSRLGSIERGWMALARALSKVTTPIFMGIVYFVVLTPVGFFRRAFGSNPLVHKPDDGSYWIARPPMAPTDRRRRMERQF, from the coding sequence ATGGCGATGAGCGAAAACGGTTTGCCGTACGATTCAGCGAAGGGAAGGCGCTTCGCGCTGACGCTTGCTGCCGCGTTCGCGGTGCTCGCTACCATCTCATGGTGGCGCGGGCGCGAGTGGGTGCCGGTCGCGCTTGGCGCGCTGGCCGCTGTTCTCGGAGCCGCCGCGATCGTGGCTCCATCGCGCCTCGGCTCCATCGAGCGCGGCTGGATGGCGCTCGCCCGCGCCCTCTCGAAAGTGACGACGCCGATCTTCATGGGCATCGTGTACTTTGTGGTACTGACACCGGTCGGATTTTTCCGCCGCGCGTTCGGAAGCAATCCGCTGGTGCACAAGCCGGACGATGGCAGCTACTGGATTGCGCGGCCGCCCATGGCGCCGACCGACAGGCGGCGCCGCATGGAAAGACAATTCTAG